GAATTATTAATACCAATCATAACACATAAAACTAGCGATGATGAAAGAAAAGCTGTCATGAATGGTTTCCGAACAGGAATATTCAGTACTATAGCAACTAGTAAGGTTCTCGAAGAAGGCATCGATGTACCAGATGCAAACATTGCTATAATTCTTAGCGGGTCAGGTAGCAAACGAGAGTTCATACAAAGGCTTGGCAGAATACTAAGACCTAAGGAAGGTAAAAAAGCAATACTCTATGAAATAATAAGCTCAGGAACAAAAGAAGTACGCGTATCAAAGAAACGATCAAAAGCATTAGGTGAATAAAATGCTTCCAACACAACTACTACGTGTACAAATACGCGGAGGATACATTAAACCAGTTTATGCCGAACTATCCCATGAGAATTTATATCTTGCAGAAAAATTAATCAATATATTTAAAAGTTTTATTAATAAAAAACTTAAAGAACTAGAAGATGAACTTAACGAAGCTGAAACAATAGCTGAAAGTGAAGGATATAATTATAAATTCATTAAAGGATTGATAACCTTGCTAAAACGCAGACTAACTATTAAGGAGACAACTCTCTCCTATGATCCCTTATTTATAAGGCTAGAAATCTTTAAAACAGTAAATCAGCTTTATAGAGGATTTGCTTTAACACAAGAAGAACGTAAAAACGTAATAGATCTAGTAGCACAAAAGCTTAACATAAACCATGATGATGTAGAAAACGGTTTCAGAGCAGTTTATGAAGAAGAAAACACGATCGATAACTTTCAAGAGATATCACCAGAAGAACTCATAAAACTTTACAATCTATCATTGACACAAACATTACTTTTTAAATGCACAAATCTTGTTGCAGATATAAAAACAACAGGTCATAAAACCAGGCAAATCTTATGGAGTATAAAAAGAAATGGTCTACTTTACATGGCTGAGAAAATTAATGAATCTGTACGCATAACAATAGATGGGCCTGCATCGATAATAAAGCAAACTGAACGCTATGGAACAAACTTAGCTAAAACGTTACCATTAATAATTTCTGCAGA
This is a stretch of genomic DNA from Thermoprotei archaeon. It encodes these proteins:
- a CDS encoding DUF790 family protein — translated: MLPTQLLRVQIRGGYIKPVYAELSHENLYLAEKLINIFKSFINKKLKELEDELNEAETIAESEGYNYKFIKGLITLLKRRLTIKETTLSYDPLFIRLEIFKTVNQLYRGFALTQEERKNVIDLVAQKLNINHDDVENGFRAVYEEENTIDNFQEISPEELIKLYNLSLTQTLLFKCTNLVADIKTTGHKTRQILWSIKRNGLLYMAEKINESVRITIDGPASIIKQTERYGTNLAKTLPLIISADHWNIEASIIRKTRYKNKHLTYKFITNDTNKHLYPVQLLEGTVIYDSSLEEDFHKRFNTLKSDWTIIREPEPLVVGTKIFIPDFVFIRNNEKIYLEIVGFWTKEYIKRKIEKMRDLKNVKMIIAIDESIDEFKTEELPHTIIKFKRSLPSYEVLKTLNSLSPKNITKEMTELKITGESQLINVNLDGMTLSDAIEVFKTHNISDANLEIILEKLGYKVEWNTLDPNKTIIRKIKK